The segment AAAAGTTTTTTCCCTTGCCGATGGTAGTCGCTCGCAGGCTTATGCAGGTGAAAATGGTGTAGTCATCATCGAAACCAAAACCAAAACACCTGCCCCGGCCATAGGCGATTATACCATGTTTAAAACGCAACTACAACAAAGTGCTACAAGCCGTAACTCGGCCAACATTGCAAGCGCTATTAAAGAAGCAGCCAATATAGAAGACACTCGCTTCAGGTTTTATTAAACCACAAAGCAATTAATTTTGGGCGCCCCGATACCTATCGGGCGCCCATCTTTTTAACTATGGACCAGGACTGGGTAAATTCATTTCGCACCAAACTCGACCAGCATTACCAATGGCCTGCCCTTTATATCTTTAAATTCATCGTTCCCAAAGGAAAAGAGCAGGAAGTAAAGGATTTATTTCCGATGCACACCGTTACTGAAAAGTCCTCGCGCGAAGGAAATTACACCAGCATCACCATTCAGGTTATGGCTCCCTCAAGCGATGTTGTTATCGCCATGTACCAAAAAGCTTCAGGCATAGAAGGATTGATTGCTTTATAAGCCCGGTTACAGCTAAATTCTTGTACCTTCGTCAGGCGATACCCGTTTTGGTTTATGTGGCAGGAAGAAAACAACAAACTCACAAAAATATTTACGTTCAAAGATTTTACGGAAGCCTTTGCATTTATGACCAAGGTTGCCCTGGTAGCGGAGAAAATGAACCATCACCCCACCTGGACAAACACCTGGAATACCGTAAGCATTGAGTTAAGCACACACGATGCAGGAAACATTGTAACTAATAAGGATAAGAAACTGGCAGAGGCCATTGATGCACTGGTATAATGGAGTTGAAGGCCTCGTTATATATTGTTCCCACACCCATCGGAAATTTAGGGGATATAACCCTTCGTTCATTAGAAGTCTTAAAAGCCGTTGACCTTATTCTGGCAGAAGACACACGAACCTCGGGCAAGCTGCTAAAGCACTACCTCATTAGCAAACCGTTACAGAGCTTCCACAATTTTAACGAACATAAAGTTGTGCATACCTTGGTTAAAAGGCTGCAAGCGGGAGAAAAAATGGCATTGGTCAGCGATGCCGGTACACCCGGAATTTCCGACCCAGGGTTTCTAATTGTGCGCGCAACTTTGCAGGCAGGTATTGAAATTGATTGCCTACCCGGTGCCACAGCTTTTGTTCCGGCATTAATTAAATCAGGTTTACCCTGCGACCGGTTTGTTTTTGAGGGATTTCTCCCACACAAAAAAGGAAGGCAGACCCTGTTAAAAAAACTGGCCGAAGAAGAACGCACGATAGTATTTTACGAGTCACCTCATCGTTTGGTGAAAACCTTAGGGCAGCTTAAGGAATACTTTGGGCCGGAAAGGCAAGTTTCTGTTTCGCGTGAACTCACGAAACTTTTTGAAGAAACGAAGAATGGTACCCTGGAAGAAGTTTACCGCCACTTCTCAACCAAAGAAGTAAAAGGGGAAATTGTAGTAGTAGTTGGTGGAAAACCATAAACCTGAAACAATTACCGGTTGGGTGATGTTGGATATACATGCGTAAAAACAAAAGATGATACAGTTAGCCCACCTTGAAAAAGAAGTAATACGGATTTGCCGCGAAGTAGGCGCTTTTATCCGAAAAGAAGCAACGGAGTTTGATCGCTCAAAAATTGAATTTAAAACCGGCTTCAACAACCTGGTGTCGTATGTTGACAAGGAAGCTGAAATTCAACTGGTACGTGAATTAAAAAAATTAATACCCTCCAGTACTTTTATTACGGAAGAGGGTACTGTTCAAACCAACACCGGGCAGGAATATTGCTGGATCATCGATCCGCTTGACGGTACCACGAACTTTATGCACGGCCTGCCAACATTTGCTATTAGCGTGGCACTTGCACAAAATAATAAAGTTGTGCTTGGGGTTGTTTATGAAGTTATGCATGATGAGTGCTTTCACACCTTTGCCGGAGGCCTTGCAGCATGCAATGGAAAACCCATACAAGTTTCCAGCATCACTACGTTAAGTGAGAGTTTACTTGCTACGGGTTTCCCTTACTATCACCTGGATAAAAAAGATGTTTACCTGGAAATCATAAAAGTATTTTTAGAACAAACGCACGGTATACGAAGGTTAGGCAGTGCTGCCATTGACCTGGCTTATGTATCCTGCGGGCGCATGGATGGTTTTTTTGAATACAACCTCAATCCTTGGGATGTTGCAGCAGGCGCCTTTATTGTTCAGCAAGCTGGCGGAAGAGTTACAGATTTCAGCGGAGGCAATAATTTTTTACACGGTGGTGAAATTATTGCGGCCGGTGCTGTGCAGCAACAAATGCTACAGGTTATAAACGAGCTTTGGTATAAAAAATAAGCCCTGACATGCGCCAGGGCCTTGCAGAGAAATCTGTCCGCCTGACAGATTATATTATTCATACCGTAGCGAATCCACCGGGTTAATCGTTGCCGCCCGGAAAGATTTATACCCTACCGTTACCAACGCGATAATCAAGGTTAAGCCAATGCCCGACAAAAACAACATAGGGCCTATTTCGATGCGATAAACAAACCGGCTTAGGTACAAATTACCCAACCACCAGGCCAACGGTGCAGCCATTACAAAACCAACCAGCACAAGCACGATAAACTCACGGGAGAACATTACGAGAATGCTCTCAACCGAAGCACCCAACGTTTTGCGTATCCCTATCTCTTTTGTTTTTTGGTTGGCCATATAGGTAGCCAATCCTAACAAGCCCAGGCAACCAATAGCAATAGCGATCGTTGAAAAAACCGTTAACATAACAGACGACCGTGCCTCACCTTCATAAAATTCGCGGATGTTTTCATCCAGAAATTCATAACTGAAAATCGATAAAGGATAGGCTTCTTCCCATCGTTTTTGAATCTGTGGAACCAGTTGCTGAAACTGATCAGGCTGGATCCGCAAAGCCAACAACTGGTAACGTTCCAGGCGGTTTAGGATAACGGTTGGTTCAATGGCGTTGCTTAGTGAAAGCGTGTGAAAATTCTCCACTACCCCATCCACAGGCAGCGTCTTTCCCCATAACCTGATTTTTTTTCCAACAATTTCTTCCGGGGTTGAATAGCCTGCTATTTCAGCAAACTTTCGGTTAACCACAACACTGCGTGCTGTGTCCAGGTCATCAATATTCTCACCGGCAATTAATTTTATATCGAACAATGAAACATAATTTCCATCCGCAATTTTCACCTGTGTGCCTTTGGCCTGATCTTCACTTTGTCCTTCCATCCAAAAGTTGGAATCCCACACGCGACCCGAAGATGGAGCAGAAAGGCAGAGACTATAACCTTCTACCCCGGCCATACGCGAAATATCATTGGCCAATGAACGGACTCTACTTTGGTTGAGGGTATCCAAGCGCATGGCCTCCGGTACAGGTATGGTTATAATGGCATCTTTGCGAAAGCCCAGGTCTTTAGTGCGGAAAAACTCCATTTGATTGATCAGGACCAACGTGAGGATGACCAGCAATTGGGAAATAACAAACTGCGTTACCACCAACCCCTGCCGTAACCGGTATCCTGATGTGAATTTACTGGACGTGGAGTTTTTCAATGCCGATACCGGATTAAAGCCTGATATGACCAACGCTGGATATAGACCCGACAACAAGGAAACCATGCAGAATATGCTGATCAGAAAAATCAACAACAATGGATTATTGGTTAAATCAAATGTGAGCGATAGCTCAAGAAAACTATTTACAATACCTAACACGCCCTGTACTACAACAAACGAAAGCAGCATAGCGCCCAGCGTCACCAAACTGGTTTCGCCCAAAAACTGAAACACCAATTGAAGACGTGAGCCACCTAATGATTTTCTGATTCCAACTTCTTTCGACCTGCGGATGGCCTCAGCCGTAGTAAGGTTAATGAAATTGATGCACGCGGTAACAATCAGGAAAAGACTGACAACACCCAATGCGATCAAATAGTCTTTGCTTACAGCATTATAGTTGTAGTTGCCAATGTCATCGTTAAAATGAAGGTCTGACAACGGTTGTATAACATACCTGCGCTGATCCCACGAATTTTGAGGATCATGTTTAACAGAAAAATCAGGTAACTGATTCTCGATGGAACTAGTGGATTCTCCTTCGCGCAACAGGAAGTAACAGTTTTCATCGCTCCAGATGCTGCGCCATCCACGGCTTTCATTATTGGCCCGGATGGTTTCGTACGATAGCAACAATTGAAATGGCAGGTCAGATTGAACCGGTGCGTCTTCTACCACTGCCCCGATTTTGTAATCACGTTCTTCAAAACGAACCACTTCGCCAACAGCATCTTCGCGCCCAAAATATTTAACGGCAAGCGATCGGCCGATAACAGCTTCATTCGGCTCGTCTAATGATTTCTCTACATCGCCTATCAGCACGGTGCGGTCAAACACCTTGAAAATGTTTGGCTCGGTAATCACCACACCGCGCTCTTCGTCAAACTTTTTAAAATCACCGTCACGTTGTGGAATAAGGATAAGCGAATTTGCCCGGTATTGGGTAAACACTACTTCTTCGGCCTGCGGAAAATCCAACCGAAATGCCGGGGGAAGTACCGTAGGTATGCCGGCCGTGAAGCCCCACTCGCCATCATTGCCCTTACTGGAAGTTACAATACGATAAATGCGATCGTACCGGCTTTGAAACTTGTCGAAACTGGTATGGTACTGAAGGATAAGGAAGAGTATTATGGTGCCGGATACCCCAAGGGTGAGCCCACCTAAATTAATAAACGTGGAGCCTCGCTTACGCATTAATGAACGGAAACTGGTGATCAGGTAATTCTTAAGCATGTTGGTAGAATGGTTAGCAACCCACGCTGGCGAATGATGTGCCAAGTGAAAAAGTGCCTGAATTTTGCAAAAAATCAAGTACACCACGTTCGGATTCGAAAATGAGCGTCCATCATCGGACGGTAGGAATTAATCGCATATACCGATAAATTTGCCACATGGTTCAAGAACTGATGATCGGCCTCCTATTCGCAGCCGCACTGATTTACCTCGGTCGGCTGGT is part of the Cyclobacteriaceae bacterium genome and harbors:
- a CDS encoding inositol monophosphatase — protein: MIQLAHLEKEVIRICREVGAFIRKEATEFDRSKIEFKTGFNNLVSYVDKEAEIQLVRELKKLIPSSTFITEEGTVQTNTGQEYCWIIDPLDGTTNFMHGLPTFAISVALAQNNKVVLGVVYEVMHDECFHTFAGGLAACNGKPIQVSSITTLSESLLATGFPYYHLDKKDVYLEIIKVFLEQTHGIRRLGSAAIDLAYVSCGRMDGFFEYNLNPWDVAAGAFIVQQAGGRVTDFSGGNNFLHGGEIIAAGAVQQQMLQVINELWYKK
- the rsmI gene encoding 16S rRNA (cytidine(1402)-2'-O)-methyltransferase, coding for MELKASLYIVPTPIGNLGDITLRSLEVLKAVDLILAEDTRTSGKLLKHYLISKPLQSFHNFNEHKVVHTLVKRLQAGEKMALVSDAGTPGISDPGFLIVRATLQAGIEIDCLPGATAFVPALIKSGLPCDRFVFEGFLPHKKGRQTLLKKLAEEERTIVFYESPHRLVKTLGQLKEYFGPERQVSVSRELTKLFEETKNGTLEEVYRHFSTKEVKGEIVVVVGGKP
- a CDS encoding 4a-hydroxytetrahydrobiopterin dehydratase, which translates into the protein MWQEENNKLTKIFTFKDFTEAFAFMTKVALVAEKMNHHPTWTNTWNTVSIELSTHDAGNIVTNKDKKLAEAIDALV
- a CDS encoding DUF493 family protein encodes the protein MDQDWVNSFRTKLDQHYQWPALYIFKFIVPKGKEQEVKDLFPMHTVTEKSSREGNYTSITIQVMAPSSDVVIAMYQKASGIEGLIAL
- a CDS encoding ABC transporter permease — translated: MLKNYLITSFRSLMRKRGSTFINLGGLTLGVSGTIILFLILQYHTSFDKFQSRYDRIYRIVTSSKGNDGEWGFTAGIPTVLPPAFRLDFPQAEEVVFTQYRANSLILIPQRDGDFKKFDEERGVVITEPNIFKVFDRTVLIGDVEKSLDEPNEAVIGRSLAVKYFGREDAVGEVVRFEERDYKIGAVVEDAPVQSDLPFQLLLSYETIRANNESRGWRSIWSDENCYFLLREGESTSSIENQLPDFSVKHDPQNSWDQRRYVIQPLSDLHFNDDIGNYNYNAVSKDYLIALGVVSLFLIVTACINFINLTTAEAIRRSKEVGIRKSLGGSRLQLVFQFLGETSLVTLGAMLLSFVVVQGVLGIVNSFLELSLTFDLTNNPLLLIFLISIFCMVSLLSGLYPALVISGFNPVSALKNSTSSKFTSGYRLRQGLVVTQFVISQLLVILTLVLINQMEFFRTKDLGFRKDAIITIPVPEAMRLDTLNQSRVRSLANDISRMAGVEGYSLCLSAPSSGRVWDSNFWMEGQSEDQAKGTQVKIADGNYVSLFDIKLIAGENIDDLDTARSVVVNRKFAEIAGYSTPEEIVGKKIRLWGKTLPVDGVVENFHTLSLSNAIEPTVILNRLERYQLLALRIQPDQFQQLVPQIQKRWEEAYPLSIFSYEFLDENIREFYEGEARSSVMLTVFSTIAIAIGCLGLLGLATYMANQKTKEIGIRKTLGASVESILVMFSREFIVLVLVGFVMAAPLAWWLGNLYLSRFVYRIEIGPMLFLSGIGLTLIIALVTVGYKSFRAATINPVDSLRYE